The following proteins are encoded in a genomic region of Arthrobacter jiangjiafuii:
- a CDS encoding phosphotransferase — protein MLENNALEERAVPDYRMPVDYRTTALRRTWAELPALLQDRLTVHAGGRIVSVQLAGGGFTPGFAAVLEGDTGTRIFAKAAPASEAFIYPQYQREAQVVPLMPAGMPMPGLLAAEEVAVPGDSWELLVYEAVDGTMPGHPWTETDLQAVEASCVEAVSRMQGFPRQDSGAPIAQDLAGVPSQFRAVAEGGSAPWFLPALTRAEAAAFQQSLDLCPEALAGDTVLHGDLRPDNILLQAGRALFCDWNFLGTGAQWIDWVSVLPYASAGGLDADAWLRRSELTRDVPAPDIDAFLAGLLNYMIHWGSQPEVSSSPQLRAHGRHTARLVYDWAASRREAAHRPGV, from the coding sequence ATGCTGGAAAACAACGCCCTGGAGGAACGCGCCGTTCCGGATTACCGCATGCCCGTGGATTACCGCACTACTGCGCTGCGCCGCACCTGGGCCGAGCTGCCCGCTCTCCTGCAGGACCGGCTCACCGTGCATGCGGGCGGGAGGATCGTGTCGGTCCAGCTGGCCGGCGGCGGGTTCACTCCGGGCTTCGCAGCCGTGCTCGAAGGTGACACAGGAACCCGGATATTTGCCAAGGCGGCGCCGGCGTCGGAAGCCTTCATCTATCCGCAGTATCAGCGGGAGGCCCAGGTGGTACCGCTGATGCCTGCGGGCATGCCCATGCCCGGACTGCTGGCTGCCGAGGAAGTGGCTGTGCCCGGCGACAGCTGGGAACTGCTGGTCTACGAAGCAGTGGATGGAACAATGCCCGGCCACCCCTGGACGGAGACAGACCTGCAGGCTGTGGAGGCCTCCTGCGTCGAAGCGGTATCCCGGATGCAGGGCTTCCCCCGCCAGGACTCCGGCGCTCCCATTGCCCAAGACCTGGCCGGGGTCCCGTCGCAGTTCCGTGCAGTGGCTGAGGGTGGGTCTGCCCCCTGGTTCCTGCCGGCTCTGACCCGCGCCGAGGCGGCTGCGTTCCAGCAGTCGCTGGACCTGTGCCCCGAGGCCTTGGCCGGTGACACCGTGCTGCACGGTGACCTGCGGCCGGACAACATCCTGCTGCAGGCCGGCCGGGCCCTCTTCTGCGACTGGAACTTCCTGGGGACCGGGGCACAGTGGATCGACTGGGTTTCGGTGCTGCCCTATGCCAGTGCAGGCGGGCTCGACGCCGACGCGTGGCTGCGCCGCTCGGAGCTCACCCGGGATGTCCCGGCCCCGGACATTGATGCCTTCCTGGCGGGGCTGCTCAACTACATGATCCACTGGGGCAGCCAGCCGGAGGTTTCCTCCAGCCCGCAGCTGCGCGCCCACGGGCGGCACACCGCGCGGCTGGTCTATGACTGGGCCGCCAGCCGCCGGGAGGCTGCACACCGCCCGGGCGTGTAG
- the ligD gene encoding non-homologous end-joining DNA ligase, with protein MAGKATSLTVPGPHGEREMRISSPDRVLWPELGLTKLDLARYLSEVGPAFIAANGDRPVSLQRFPEGIDGEQFFSKNPPKGAPEFIRAVTVTYPSARAHPQLVLDEPAAAVWAAQMNTVVFHPWPSRAEDTDSPDQLRIDLDPQPGTDFDDAVPAAFELRSVLAEAGLEAFIKTSGNRGLHVYAPITPDHEFLDVRHAVIAAARELERRMPQQVTTAWWKEERGEKIFVDFNQANRDRTIAGAYSPRALPHAPVSTPLAWDELEGADPRRFTLLTVPDRLATEGDPWADMFAAPGSIEMLLQWWQRDLDNGLGEMPFPPDYPKMPGEPMRVQPSRARKQD; from the coding sequence ATGGCCGGCAAAGCAACCTCCCTGACTGTCCCTGGTCCGCACGGCGAGCGCGAGATGCGCATTTCCAGCCCGGACCGCGTCCTGTGGCCCGAGCTGGGACTGACCAAGCTGGACCTCGCCCGGTATCTGTCCGAGGTAGGGCCGGCATTTATCGCTGCAAACGGCGACCGCCCGGTGTCCCTCCAGCGGTTTCCGGAAGGGATCGACGGCGAACAGTTCTTCTCCAAGAACCCGCCGAAGGGCGCCCCGGAGTTCATCCGGGCAGTGACTGTCACGTATCCCAGCGCCCGCGCCCATCCCCAGCTGGTGCTGGATGAACCGGCCGCAGCAGTCTGGGCGGCGCAGATGAACACAGTGGTCTTCCACCCCTGGCCGTCGAGGGCTGAGGACACCGACAGCCCGGACCAGCTGCGGATCGATCTGGACCCCCAGCCCGGCACCGACTTCGACGACGCCGTCCCCGCCGCCTTCGAACTGCGTTCCGTGCTGGCAGAGGCAGGCCTGGAGGCCTTCATTAAGACCTCCGGCAACCGCGGGCTGCACGTTTACGCTCCGATTACCCCGGACCATGAATTCCTCGACGTCCGGCACGCCGTGATTGCCGCGGCTCGCGAGTTGGAACGGCGGATGCCCCAACAGGTCACCACGGCCTGGTGGAAGGAGGAGCGGGGCGAGAAGATTTTCGTCGACTTCAACCAGGCTAACCGGGACCGCACCATTGCCGGTGCCTACAGCCCGCGTGCGCTCCCGCATGCCCCGGTCTCCACACCCTTGGCGTGGGACGAGCTGGAGGGCGCCGATCCGCGCCGATTCACCCTCCTCACGGTCCCTGATCGGCTGGCCACGGAAGGTGATCCCTGGGCTGACATGTTCGCCGCCCCGGGCAGCATTGAGATGCTGCTGCAATGGTGGCAGCGGGACCTGGACAACGGGCTGGGGGAGATGCCGTTTCCACCGGATTACCCCAAGATGCCCGGAGAGCCGATGCGGGTGCAGCCAAGCCGCGCCCGGAAGCAGGACTAG
- the nhaA gene encoding Na+/H+ antiporter NhaA, translated as MFSRGSYSEKLRISEILRKETIGGMLLVAAALIGIVWANSPFSDSYFSLRDFEIGYEPWHLHLSLGAWAADGLLAVFFFLVGLELKREFVAGDLRNISKAVVPVAAAAGGVLVPAAIYAVVNLGNPDTLTGWAIPTATDIAFAVAVLAIIGSHLPSALRIFLLTLAVVDDLLAITIIAIFYTEELHVTPLLLAIAGLALYTFLAQKYRRFFGLKASAAWFILLPIGVVVWALVHSSGIHATVAGVLLGFAVPVIRSQASGGPEAGPGLSEIFEHRFRPLSAGFAVPVFAFFSAGVAVGGWDGFVSSLTDPVSLGVIVGLVLGKPIGILGTTWLLTRLTRAKLDTSFKWIDLFGVALLAGIGFTVSLLVADLSFGQGTLPNDHAKVGILVASVLAAMLAAVVLTPRNRHYRAVEAEEDVDDDADGIPDVYQQPGTDRPHGKE; from the coding sequence CTGTTCAGCCGCGGCAGCTACAGCGAGAAGCTGCGCATCAGCGAGATCCTGCGTAAGGAAACCATCGGCGGGATGCTGCTGGTGGCGGCAGCTCTCATCGGCATCGTCTGGGCCAATTCGCCCTTCTCGGACAGCTATTTCTCGCTGCGCGATTTCGAAATCGGCTACGAACCCTGGCACCTGCACCTCAGCCTGGGCGCGTGGGCCGCAGACGGACTCCTGGCGGTGTTCTTCTTCCTCGTCGGCCTGGAGCTGAAACGTGAATTCGTTGCCGGCGATCTGCGGAACATCAGCAAGGCCGTGGTGCCGGTGGCGGCTGCCGCGGGCGGCGTGCTTGTCCCGGCGGCGATCTACGCCGTCGTCAATCTCGGCAATCCCGACACCCTCACCGGTTGGGCCATCCCCACCGCCACGGACATCGCCTTTGCCGTCGCTGTCCTGGCGATCATCGGTTCGCACCTGCCATCCGCCCTGCGGATCTTCCTGCTGACCCTGGCAGTGGTTGACGATCTGCTGGCCATCACCATCATTGCCATCTTCTACACCGAAGAGCTCCACGTGACGCCGCTGCTCCTCGCCATCGCCGGCCTGGCCCTCTACACCTTCCTTGCACAGAAATACCGGCGCTTCTTCGGCCTGAAGGCCTCTGCGGCCTGGTTCATCCTGCTGCCCATCGGCGTCGTCGTCTGGGCGCTGGTCCATTCCTCCGGGATCCACGCCACCGTCGCGGGTGTACTGCTGGGCTTCGCGGTTCCCGTGATCCGCAGCCAGGCCAGCGGCGGACCCGAGGCCGGCCCGGGACTCTCGGAGATCTTCGAACACCGTTTCCGCCCGCTGTCGGCCGGCTTTGCCGTGCCCGTGTTCGCCTTCTTCTCCGCGGGAGTTGCCGTGGGCGGCTGGGACGGCTTTGTGTCCTCACTGACTGATCCCGTGTCGCTGGGCGTCATTGTCGGACTGGTGCTGGGCAAGCCGATCGGCATCCTGGGCACCACCTGGCTGCTCACCAGGCTGACCCGCGCCAAACTCGATACTTCGTTCAAATGGATCGACCTCTTCGGTGTTGCCCTGCTGGCCGGCATCGGCTTCACTGTGTCCCTGCTGGTGGCGGACCTGAGCTTCGGCCAGGGCACCCTCCCGAATGACCATGCCAAGGTGGGCATCCTGGTGGCTTCGGTCCTCGCGGCCATGCTGGCAGCAGTGGTGCTGACGCCGCGGAACCGCCATTACCGCGCGGTCGAGGCAGAGGAAGACGTCGACGACGATGCCGACGGGATTCCCGACGTCTACCAGCAGCCGGGGACAGACCGTCCGCACGGCAAGGAGTAA
- a CDS encoding glycosyltransferase family 2 protein: MTTISVVIPARNDAPMLAACLAALACQSRPPEEIVVVDNGSTDETAAVCAAAGVHRVYLEVPGISGATAAGLDAASGELLARLDADSVPPPEWLAQVEKILTAQGPYTAVTGPGDFYGGNRFTRWVGRTIYIGGYIRVVGALLGHPPLFGSNFAMPATMWEQLRGLVNRDLPQVHDDLDLSYQIRPWMSVLYDPKLRVGVSARPFDSLSGLRRRLVMAWQTFALDFRGEPPLARRRARRINRPPHTRPTGPG; the protein is encoded by the coding sequence ATGACTACAATCTCGGTGGTGATCCCGGCCCGCAACGATGCACCGATGCTGGCCGCCTGCCTGGCCGCACTGGCCTGCCAGAGCCGGCCGCCCGAGGAAATCGTGGTGGTGGACAACGGCAGCACCGATGAGACGGCGGCCGTCTGCGCTGCCGCCGGGGTGCACCGGGTGTATCTGGAGGTTCCGGGCATCTCAGGAGCCACGGCCGCCGGGCTGGACGCCGCATCCGGGGAACTGCTGGCCCGGCTGGATGCAGACTCGGTTCCGCCGCCGGAATGGCTGGCCCAGGTCGAGAAAATCCTCACCGCCCAGGGGCCGTATACAGCGGTTACCGGCCCGGGGGACTTCTACGGAGGAAACCGTTTCACCCGGTGGGTGGGCCGGACGATCTACATCGGAGGCTACATCCGGGTGGTCGGTGCGCTTCTGGGCCATCCACCGCTCTTCGGGTCCAACTTTGCCATGCCCGCAACCATGTGGGAGCAGCTGCGGGGGCTCGTCAACCGCGATCTGCCCCAGGTCCATGACGATCTGGACCTGAGCTACCAGATCCGTCCCTGGATGAGCGTGCTCTACGATCCGAAGCTGCGGGTGGGCGTATCCGCCCGGCCGTTTGACAGCTTGTCCGGTCTCCGCCGCAGGCTGGTCATGGCCTGGCAGACCTTTGCCCTGGACTTCCGGGGGGAGCCGCCCCTGGCCCGACGGCGTGCCCGCCGGATCAACCGGCCTCCGCATACAAGGCCAACAGGTCCCGGCTGA
- a CDS encoding alpha/beta fold hydrolase, with the protein MPHVTVGTENTGTIDLYYEDHGSGQPVVLIHGYPLDGDSWERQTRALLGGGYRVITYDRRGFGRSSHPTTGYDYDTFADDLNTLLVELDVRDVVLAGFSMGTGELARYVSRHGTDRISRLAFLASLEPFLLQTDDNPAGVPAEVFEGIVTAARADRYAWFTSFFSDFYNLPENLGTRVSEEAVRGSWNVAAGSAPMASYAVVPSWTTDFRGDVRAVAESGLPVLILHGTADNILPIDSTGRRFREALPAATYVEIEGAPHGLLWTHTDEVNAALLDFLKS; encoded by the coding sequence ATGCCCCATGTCACTGTAGGTACGGAAAACACCGGGACCATCGACCTGTACTACGAGGACCACGGGTCCGGGCAACCGGTGGTGCTGATTCACGGCTATCCGCTGGACGGCGACTCCTGGGAGCGGCAGACACGCGCCCTGCTGGGCGGGGGTTACCGGGTCATTACCTACGACCGGCGGGGATTCGGGCGCTCGAGCCATCCCACCACCGGCTACGACTACGACACCTTTGCCGATGACCTCAATACGCTGTTGGTCGAGCTGGACGTCCGGGACGTGGTGCTTGCCGGTTTCTCCATGGGCACCGGGGAGCTTGCGCGCTATGTAAGCCGGCACGGCACCGACCGGATCAGCAGGCTCGCGTTCCTGGCCTCACTGGAACCCTTCCTGCTGCAAACCGATGACAACCCGGCAGGAGTGCCCGCCGAGGTCTTTGAAGGCATCGTCACAGCAGCCAGGGCTGACCGCTACGCCTGGTTCACCAGCTTCTTCTCCGACTTCTACAACCTGCCGGAAAACCTGGGAACCCGGGTCAGCGAAGAGGCCGTCCGTGGCAGCTGGAACGTTGCTGCCGGCAGTGCGCCCATGGCCTCGTACGCCGTCGTACCGTCCTGGACCACCGATTTCCGGGGTGATGTCCGGGCGGTGGCGGAATCCGGCCTTCCGGTGCTGATCCTGCACGGCACCGCCGACAACATCCTGCCGATCGACTCCACCGGCCGGCGGTTCCGCGAGGCACTGCCGGCGGCCACCTACGTGGAAATCGAGGGCGCGCCGCACGGGCTTCTGTGGACCCATACCGATGAGGTCAACGCCGCGCTGCTGGACTTCCTGAAGAGCTAG
- a CDS encoding tartrate dehydrogenase, with the protein MTQTYRIALIPGDGIGHEVLPPARAVLDAVAPRHGINLTYDEFDWSCRRYLETGAMMPADGLDQIRGHDSILLGAVGWPGVPDHVSLWGLLIPIRREFRQYVNLRPIRVLKGVPSPLRTELTDPGVDFVVVRENNEGEYSEIGGRLNRGLPSEMAIQESVFTRQGVTRILDYAFDLAGQRRGVLTSATKSNGIIHTMPFWDELVEERAADYPNVQWTSEHIDALAAKVVLNPSRFDVIVGSNLFGDILSDLAAAIAGSIGIAPSANLNPEREYPSMFEPVHGSAPDIFGQGVANPLGAIWSASMMLDHLGHPEAGAEVLEAAFGVLADSPVRTRDLGGTAGTEEFTREILARIGSRGAA; encoded by the coding sequence ATGACCCAGACCTATCGCATTGCACTCATTCCCGGCGACGGCATCGGCCACGAGGTCCTGCCTCCCGCCCGGGCCGTGCTCGACGCCGTCGCTCCCCGGCACGGCATCAACCTGACCTACGACGAGTTCGACTGGTCGTGCCGCCGCTACCTGGAGACCGGCGCAATGATGCCCGCCGACGGACTGGACCAGATCCGCGGGCATGACTCGATCCTGTTGGGTGCGGTGGGGTGGCCCGGTGTGCCGGACCACGTCAGCCTGTGGGGGCTGCTTATTCCGATCCGGCGCGAGTTCCGGCAATACGTGAACCTGCGCCCCATCCGCGTCCTCAAGGGCGTGCCGAGTCCGCTGCGTACCGAACTGACGGACCCCGGCGTCGATTTCGTGGTGGTCCGGGAGAACAACGAGGGTGAGTATTCCGAGATCGGGGGCCGCTTGAACCGCGGACTGCCCTCGGAGATGGCCATCCAGGAATCGGTGTTCACCCGTCAGGGTGTCACCCGGATCCTGGACTATGCCTTCGATCTGGCCGGACAGCGGCGTGGAGTCCTGACCTCGGCCACGAAGTCCAACGGCATCATCCACACCATGCCGTTCTGGGATGAACTGGTGGAGGAACGTGCCGCGGACTATCCCAATGTGCAGTGGACCTCCGAACACATCGACGCGCTCGCCGCCAAAGTGGTCCTTAACCCGTCACGCTTTGACGTGATCGTCGGCTCCAACCTGTTCGGGGACATCCTCAGCGACCTGGCGGCCGCCATCGCCGGCAGCATCGGCATCGCCCCCTCGGCGAACCTGAACCCGGAACGGGAGTACCCCTCGATGTTCGAGCCGGTGCATGGATCCGCCCCGGATATCTTCGGCCAGGGGGTGGCCAACCCGCTGGGGGCCATCTGGTCGGCGTCCATGATGCTGGACCACCTGGGCCACCCCGAAGCCGGCGCAGAGGTCCTGGAGGCAGCCTTCGGGGTGCTGGCCGACTCCCCGGTGCGGACCCGGGACCTGGGCGGGACCGCCGGTACCGAGGAATTCACCCGGGAGATCCTGGCCCGGATCGGATCACGCGGCGCGGCATAG
- a CDS encoding SLC13 family permease codes for MYTQQPAPTDDSSPPQRTDVRAALLGGTTFRSLSEQTLSPREERFERTRQTIGLFLAPAVAVIFALLPLNLERQQHLLAAILLGVIVLWICEPVPIPIGGLIGVAAIVILGVAPASAVLAPFGSTTIFTFIGAFILAQAMLKHGIAQRLALAVLSLPGVGKSTYRVVIAFGVITCLLSAFVSNTATVAMLMPTALGVLVVIAQLMQDRGVVKTDFDPLRLRIGAALLLMLAYGASVGGLLTPVGSPPNLIGRGLIEEATGVRISFAQWMAIAAPVCLAMFLVLALVMLLLNRPEIRRLEGVEEYVREQREAQGKMSRAEVNTLVAFGVTVTLWLAPAVASLIGGTESEAYIFLDDRLDEGIVAVLGASLLFILPVNWKQRQATLTWTDAAKIDWGTILLFGTGIIFGALLAETGLAETIGKGASENLNITNIVAITAFSAVLAILISETTSNTASAAVIVPIVIPLCQAIGVDPFVPALAATFAASFGFMLPVSTPQNAIVYGTGAVPITRMIRTGLLFDILGAILIITIVPVMIAVVGIGG; via the coding sequence GTGTATACCCAACAGCCGGCTCCAACTGACGATTCGAGTCCCCCGCAACGCACCGACGTCCGGGCAGCGCTCCTGGGCGGGACCACCTTCCGCAGCCTCAGCGAGCAGACCCTCTCCCCCCGCGAAGAGCGGTTTGAACGCACCCGGCAAACGATCGGCCTGTTCCTGGCGCCCGCCGTCGCCGTCATCTTTGCCCTGCTCCCCCTGAACCTGGAACGCCAGCAACACCTGCTCGCCGCGATCCTGCTCGGAGTGATCGTGCTGTGGATCTGCGAGCCGGTACCCATCCCGATCGGCGGACTCATCGGCGTCGCGGCGATCGTCATCCTGGGCGTTGCGCCGGCCAGCGCAGTCCTTGCACCGTTTGGATCGACGACCATCTTCACCTTCATCGGCGCCTTTATCCTGGCGCAGGCCATGCTCAAACACGGAATCGCGCAGCGGCTGGCACTGGCCGTGCTGTCACTGCCAGGGGTTGGAAAGTCCACCTACCGGGTGGTGATTGCGTTCGGCGTGATCACCTGCCTGCTCTCAGCCTTTGTGTCGAACACCGCCACGGTCGCGATGCTGATGCCGACGGCGCTGGGTGTGCTGGTGGTCATCGCCCAGCTCATGCAGGACCGCGGCGTGGTCAAGACAGACTTTGATCCCCTGCGGCTGCGGATCGGTGCCGCCCTGCTGCTGATGCTCGCCTACGGTGCCAGTGTGGGCGGCCTGCTCACACCGGTGGGCTCGCCTCCGAACCTGATCGGACGCGGCCTGATCGAGGAAGCCACCGGGGTCCGCATCTCCTTCGCACAGTGGATGGCCATCGCAGCGCCGGTGTGCCTGGCGATGTTCCTCGTGCTGGCGCTGGTGATGCTGTTGCTGAACCGGCCGGAAATCCGCCGGCTTGAAGGGGTCGAAGAGTACGTGCGGGAACAGCGGGAGGCCCAGGGAAAGATGTCCCGCGCCGAGGTCAATACGCTGGTTGCCTTCGGGGTGACCGTCACGCTCTGGCTGGCTCCCGCCGTCGCCTCCCTGATCGGCGGCACCGAATCCGAGGCGTACATCTTCCTGGATGACCGGCTGGATGAAGGCATCGTTGCCGTGCTCGGCGCTTCGCTGCTGTTCATCCTGCCGGTCAACTGGAAGCAGCGCCAGGCCACACTGACGTGGACCGACGCCGCGAAGATCGACTGGGGCACCATCCTGCTGTTCGGAACCGGCATCATCTTCGGTGCGCTGCTGGCGGAAACGGGACTGGCGGAAACCATCGGCAAGGGCGCCTCGGAAAACCTGAACATCACCAACATCGTTGCCATCACGGCATTCTCCGCGGTCCTGGCGATCCTGATTTCCGAAACCACGTCCAATACCGCCTCGGCGGCGGTGATCGTGCCGATCGTGATACCACTGTGCCAGGCGATCGGCGTTGATCCCTTCGTGCCCGCGCTGGCTGCTACCTTCGCTGCCTCGTTCGGGTTCATGCTGCCGGTTTCCACGCCGCAAAACGCCATCGTCTATGGAACCGGAGCAGTGCCCATCACCCGGATGATCCGCACCGGTCTGCTCTTCGACATCCTCGGAGCCATCCTGATCATCACCATTGTGCCGGTCATGATCGCGGTGGTCGGTATCGGCGGTTAA
- a CDS encoding alpha/beta fold hydrolase: MAWRNGARARNGSGTGPVPLAGPAAPDDQAEQDQAEALDAQLGEPDWAVPPEGSHSGWFAAPSGLLAVRTMGVETNPPVVLVPGVTGSKEDFSLMMPVLADAGYFVLSYDMAGQYESAAAGPESLTPPQDHYSYELFVDDLLAILEDRGAASHVLGYSFAGIVAQMAFAERPDLFRTLALLSCPPVPGQSFRAVSRIGRFSPLVSDKIHADLIVWGIRRNFVRVPPHRMAFVRHRFEYTRKQSLQDIVTLMKHSPDLRGVLAAAPQPKLVAVGRADVWPLELHRAFAASIGGRFAVYGTGHAPCEDAPHQLSRDLLALYAEAG, translated from the coding sequence ATGGCATGGCGAAACGGGGCTCGAGCGCGCAACGGCAGCGGTACCGGGCCCGTGCCACTGGCCGGTCCGGCAGCGCCGGATGACCAGGCCGAGCAGGACCAGGCAGAGGCCCTTGACGCACAGCTGGGCGAACCGGACTGGGCGGTGCCGCCGGAAGGCTCACACTCGGGCTGGTTTGCCGCACCCAGCGGCCTGCTGGCGGTGCGGACCATGGGGGTGGAAACCAACCCTCCGGTAGTGCTGGTGCCAGGCGTCACGGGGTCGAAGGAGGACTTTTCCCTGATGATGCCCGTCCTGGCGGACGCCGGGTATTTTGTGCTCAGTTATGACATGGCAGGGCAATACGAATCGGCTGCGGCGGGACCGGAGTCCCTGACGCCTCCGCAGGATCACTACAGCTATGAGTTGTTCGTCGATGACCTGCTCGCCATCCTGGAGGATCGGGGCGCAGCATCCCACGTGCTGGGCTATTCGTTTGCAGGAATTGTGGCACAGATGGCCTTCGCAGAGCGCCCGGACCTGTTCCGCACGCTGGCCCTGCTGAGCTGTCCTCCCGTGCCGGGGCAGAGCTTCCGCGCCGTGAGCCGCATTGGCCGCTTCAGCCCGCTGGTCAGCGACAAGATTCACGCCGACCTGATTGTCTGGGGAATCCGCCGCAACTTCGTCCGGGTTCCCCCGCACCGCATGGCGTTCGTCCGGCACCGTTTCGAGTACACCCGGAAGCAGTCCCTGCAGGACATCGTGACCCTGATGAAACACTCCCCGGACCTGCGAGGCGTGCTCGCAGCCGCTCCGCAGCCCAAGCTGGTGGCTGTGGGCCGGGCGGATGTCTGGCCGCTGGAGCTGCACCGTGCCTTTGCCGCGTCCATTGGCGGACGTTTTGCCGTTTACGGTACCGGGCATGCCCCCTGTGAGGACGCCCCGCACCAGCTCAGCCGGGACCTGTTGGCCTTGTATGCGGAGGCCGGTTGA
- a CDS encoding lysophospholipid acyltransferase family protein — protein sequence MTLKFAPNKYVYRSIVLTGVAAIKAFRVPVLPTGLENLPADEEIHGLNRKVVPGKGAVVAITHFGYLDFVFAEYLVWKKIKVHMRFLVTKKAARKAFVNAVCQMCEHIIVDRSDGAAAYAESVEALRRGEYLAVLPEAGVSRSFSVRKLKTGAVRMAAEAGVPIIPVSVWGGHRMLTRGGHGLSLKSVWKTPVRMHVSPMIRVAPDASVTAETEALQKTLQAGMDHCIDTYPETPEPGAWWMPVSRGGGAMTVEEQVILDEKDREKYKITG from the coding sequence ATGACGTTGAAGTTTGCCCCCAACAAGTACGTCTACCGCAGCATCGTCCTGACGGGAGTGGCGGCGATCAAGGCTTTCCGTGTTCCTGTTCTCCCCACCGGGTTGGAGAACCTGCCCGCTGACGAGGAGATTCACGGCCTGAACCGCAAGGTGGTCCCCGGCAAAGGCGCCGTCGTCGCCATCACCCACTTCGGCTATCTCGATTTCGTTTTCGCCGAGTACCTTGTCTGGAAGAAGATCAAGGTCCATATGCGTTTCCTGGTGACCAAAAAGGCGGCCCGGAAGGCCTTCGTCAATGCCGTCTGCCAGATGTGCGAGCACATCATCGTGGACCGGTCCGACGGCGCTGCCGCCTATGCCGAATCCGTGGAGGCACTGCGCCGGGGTGAATACCTTGCCGTGCTCCCTGAGGCAGGGGTCAGCCGCAGCTTCAGCGTCCGCAAGCTCAAGACCGGTGCCGTCCGGATGGCTGCCGAAGCCGGCGTGCCGATCATCCCGGTCTCGGTCTGGGGCGGGCACCGGATGCTCACCCGCGGCGGTCACGGCCTGAGCCTGAAGTCGGTCTGGAAGACACCGGTCCGCATGCATGTGAGCCCGATGATCCGCGTGGCTCCCGATGCCTCCGTTACCGCCGAAACGGAAGCGCTGCAGAAAACGCTGCAGGCGGGCATGGACCATTGCATCGACACCTATCCTGAAACGCCCGAGCCCGGCGCGTGGTGGATGCCCGTCAGCCGTGGCGGCGGCGCCATGACCGTGGAGGAGCAGGTCATCCTGGACGAAAAGGACCGCGAGAAGTACAAGATCACGGGCTAG
- a CDS encoding D-2-hydroxyacid dehydrogenase family protein, with translation MQHRPQGPTRVTVLDDYQSVAHSMAGWRDTGHELEVAFVPTHIADDAGLLDLLKDTDIVVAMRERTPLRAGLIARLPRLELIVTTGMQNASIDMDAGPMVCGTPSLTSPTAELTWALITGLMRNVPAEAASLRAGTWQSPGAGLGEGLEGSTLAILGLGRLGSRVAAIGRAFGMQVIAWSQNLTEETARAHGVERVSKAELFRRADVLSIHLRLSGRTESLVGEPELRSMKPTARLINTSRAGIVDQAALLQALHRGGIAGAGLDVFDAEPLPAGHPLLSAPNTLLTPHLGYVTRQNYEVFYGGAVEAITGYLNGAPVRVLASGTRAAHG, from the coding sequence ATGCAGCACCGCCCCCAGGGCCCGACCCGTGTCACCGTCCTGGACGACTACCAGTCCGTGGCGCATTCCATGGCCGGTTGGAGGGACACCGGCCACGAACTGGAGGTGGCCTTTGTCCCGACCCACATCGCCGACGACGCCGGCCTCCTGGACCTGCTCAAGGACACCGACATTGTGGTTGCCATGCGCGAAAGGACCCCGCTGCGGGCAGGGCTGATCGCCCGGCTGCCCCGGCTGGAGCTGATCGTGACCACTGGAATGCAGAATGCCTCCATCGATATGGACGCCGGACCAATGGTCTGTGGCACGCCGTCCCTCACTTCTCCCACCGCCGAACTGACCTGGGCCCTCATAACCGGGCTGATGCGCAATGTCCCGGCTGAGGCGGCTTCACTGCGGGCCGGCACCTGGCAGAGCCCGGGCGCGGGGTTGGGGGAGGGCCTGGAGGGATCCACGCTCGCGATCCTCGGCCTTGGACGCCTGGGGTCACGGGTGGCGGCCATCGGCAGGGCATTCGGTATGCAGGTCATAGCCTGGAGCCAGAACCTCACGGAGGAAACAGCACGTGCCCACGGCGTCGAACGGGTTTCCAAAGCGGAACTGTTCCGGCGGGCGGATGTGCTCTCCATCCATCTTCGCCTCAGTGGCCGTACCGAATCCCTGGTCGGTGAGCCGGAACTTCGCTCCATGAAACCGACGGCCCGCCTGATCAATACGTCGCGGGCCGGGATCGTAGACCAAGCGGCCCTGCTCCAAGCGCTTCACCGGGGAGGGATAGCCGGCGCCGGGCTGGACGTCTTCGACGCCGAACCGCTGCCGGCCGGCCATCCACTGCTGTCCGCGCCGAATACCCTGCTGACCCCGCACCTCGGATATGTCACCCGGCAAAATTACGAGGTTTTCTACGGTGGAGCAGTCGAGGCCATCACCGGCTACCTCAACGGCGCCCCGGTCCGGGTGCTGGCCTCCGGGACCCGTGCTGCCCACGGCTGA